The following proteins are encoded in a genomic region of Glycine soja cultivar W05 chromosome 17, ASM419377v2, whole genome shotgun sequence:
- the LOC114392963 gene encoding growth-regulating factor 1-like — protein MMNGRNVDTNRFPFTPSQWQELEHQALIYKYMASGISIPPDLLFTIKRTTHLDSSRLLPQHFGWNYLPMGLGRKIDPEPGRCRRTDGKKWRCSKEAYPDSKYCERHMHRGKNRSRKPVEVLKTTPMTAATNTDASTPTTILSITKNSPVLFPTTHSLSHDTYHHHHHHHSHPQQHSSHSFLYHSSRPSSGGVSLSFQDNSAPLFLDTASCSQNNNNTDCRYVYGLKEEVDEHAFFTEPSGTMRSFSASSMEDSWQLTPLTISSSSSSKQRSCSGLSNDSNEYSYLQLQSLSGNNSKHPQQDQGCYISGSDIKCETFMKLGKEEPQKTVHRFFDEWPPKSRGSWLDLDDKSSTTQLSISIPTSTHDFATFSSTTQRDG, from the exons ATGATGAATGGAAGGAACGTTGACACAAACAGGTTCCCCTTCACTCCTTCCCAGTGGCAAGAGCTTGAACACCAAGCCCTCATCTACAAATACATGGCTTCAGGTATTTCCATCCCCCCTGACCTTCTCTTCACCATCAAAAGAACAACCCACTTGGACTCCTCAAGACTCTTGCCTCAACACT TTGGGTGGAATTATTTGCCAATGGGATTGGGGAGAAAAATAGACCCAGAGCCAGGGAGGTGTAGAAGAACAGATGGGAAAAAATGGAGGTGCTCAAAGGAGGCGTATCCAGATTCAAAGTACTGTGAGAGGCACATGCACAGAGGGAAAAACCGTTCAAGAAAGCCTGTGGAAGTTTTGAAAACAACACCAATGACAGCAGCAACAAACACAGATGCCTCAACCCCAACAACAATCTTATCAATCACCAAAAACAGTCCTGTACTCTTCCCAACCACTCATTCTCTGTCTCATGACACTtaccatcatcatcaccatcatcacTCTCACCCTCAGCAACATTCCTCCCACTCCTTCCTCTATCATTCTTCGAGGCCCTCTTCCGGTGGTGTTTCTTTGTCATTTCAAGACAACAGTGCCCCCTTGTTTCTCGACACTGCTTCATGCTCTCAGAATAACAACAACACTGACTGCAG GTATGTGTATGGACTAAAAGAGGAGGTGGATGAGCATGCCTTTTTCACAGAACCTTCTGGAACTATGAGAAGCTTCTCTGCTTCCTCAATGGAAGATTCATGGCAACTCACACCACTGACTATAagctcctcttcctcttcaaaaCAGAGGAGTTGCTCTGGTTTATCCAATGACAGCAATGAGTACTCCTACTTGCAACTTCAGAGCCTCAGTGGCAACAACTCAAAGCATCCACAGCAAGATCAAGGTTGCTACATATCAGGCAGTGATATCAAGTGCGAAACATTCATGAAACTTGGGAAAGAAGAACCTCAGAAAACCGTTCATCGCTTCTTCGATGAATGGCCTCCCAAAAGCAGAGGATCATGGCTTGATTTGGATGATAAATCATCCACAACCCAGCTTTCAATTTCCATTCCCACTTCTACTCATGATTTTGCAACTTTCAGTTCAACAACCCAACGAG ATGGTTGA
- the LOC114392425 gene encoding mediator of RNA polymerase II transcription subunit 20a-like produces MPIRCILHWQPNQGSVVNSQVLNEISQCVESLNGVKEGRCKASLTFYRPNLRDQSVTIDFPRDFLGISMLEQPNKYYFIIRGQKIVLEADSSILLIMEKLQSYKSKVALHFEGVLYKLGDFQMRVIKVVPSQAESLRGIMIEIEYLPISSVEKSKQILEEFIDIWKEVVSKKSLAGQFMHTEPNYAEYGLSDNYTSQHTAVQYAAALAQLIQSAQLRN; encoded by the exons ATGCCCATCAGATG TATTCTGCATTGGCAACCGAACCAAGGAAGCGTTGTGAACAGCCAAGTCCTGAATGAGATCTCGCAGTGCGTCGAAAGCCTCAACGGCGTCAAAGAAGGAAGATGCAAAGCCTCCCTCACTTTCTACAGACCCAATTTACGAG ACCAGTCGGTGACCATCGATTTCCCGCGCGATTTTCTGGGGATATCGATGCTGGAGCAGCCGAACAAATACTACTTCATCATTCGCGGCCAGAAGATTGTTCTGGAGGCCGATTCTTCTATCTTGCTTATCATGGAGAAACTCCAGTCCTACAAGTCCAAAGTCGCCCTTCATTTCGAG GGAGTGCTGTATAAATTGGGTGACTTTCAGATGAGAGTCATTAAAGTTGTTCCCAGTCAAGCAGAAAGTCTCAGAGGAATTATGATTGAG ATTGAGTATCTCCCTATTTCGTCAGTTGAAAAATCCAAGCAAATTTTGGAAGAGTTCATTGATATATGGAAAGAAGTCGTGTCTAAAAAATCATTAGCTGGTCAGTTCATGCATACAGAACCAAATTATGCAGAATATGGGCTTTCTGACAATTATACCTCTCAGCATACAGCTGTTCAGTATGCTGCTGCGTTGGCCCAACTGATTCAATCTGCACAGTTACGGAATTAG
- the LOC114393017 gene encoding uncharacterized protein LOC114393017, giving the protein MASGSGKDGPGVPRKPKFKPRAPPRRVIKQEVKAEVVDDADAEQAAKENLLKRFNERESAMKAKYKVEKKVLASQIAFGYGGESTSMKSYGIPRGGSSININLSSASSGGKEKEYQEPWDYYSNYPVTLPLRRPYSGNPALLDDEEFAEAAQSRTYEENASNSTMDLGLLEENPEASMFLINLPTKLPMIKQSATAGDKDVNEKSIPHGGSKNVEELCELNELSSGFMGKMLVYKSGAIKLKLGNTLYDVSSGMNCACAQDLVAVNTAQKHCCTIGEISKHVTITPDVDAIIDNLSDL; this is encoded by the exons ATGGCTTCAGGGTCTGGAAAGGACGGTCCTGGCGTCCCAAGGAAG CCTAAATTTAAACCAAGAGCCCCACCTCGTCGAGTGATAAAGCAAGAAGTTAAAGC TGAAGTGGTTGATGATGCTGATGCAGAACAGGCTGCTAAGGAGAATCTGCTGAAGCGTTTCAAT GAGAGGGAGAGTGCCATGAAGGCAAAGTACAAGGTTGAGAAAAAAG TGTTAGCTTCACAAATTGCTTTTGGTTATGGTGGTGAATCAACTTCTATGAAATCATACGGTATTCCCAGGGGTGGGAGCAGTATCAACATCAATCTGAGTTCAGCATCTAGTG ggggaaaagagaaagaatacCAAGAACCATGG GACTATTACAGTAATTATCCAGTAACTCTTCCCTTGAGGAGGCCTTATTCCGGAAACCCAG CTCTCCTTGATGACGAAGAATTTGCGGAGGCTGCACAGTCCAGAACTTATGAAGAAAACGcatcaaattcaacaatggatcTTGGCCTTTTG GAGGAAAACCCAGAGGCAAGTATGTTCTTGATTAATTTGCCTACAAAATTGCCTATGATTAAACAATCAGCTACTGCTGGAGACAAAGATGTTAATGAGAAATCTATACCTCATGGGGGTTcaaaaaacgtggaggagctctGTGAGCTGAACGAGTTATCATCTGGCTTCATGGGTAAAATGCTTGTATACAAAAGTGGTGCAATCAAGCTTAAGCTTGGCAATACCCTTTATGAT gttTCCTCGGGTATGAATTGTGCATGTGCCCAAGATTTGGTTGCTGTCAATACTGCTCAAAAACATTGTTGCACGATTGGGGAGATCAGCAAGCACGTTACTATAACCCCGGATGTAGACGCCATAATTGACAATTTGTCTGATTTGTGA
- the LOC114393119 gene encoding transcription factor TT2-like encodes MGRSPCCSKEGLNRGAWTAHEDKILREYIRVHGEGRWRNLPKRAGLKRCGKSCRLRWLNYLRPDIKRGNISPDEEELIIRLHKLLGNRWSLIAGRLPGRTDNEIKNYWNTNLGKKVKDGHQTTTGNNTQNPMPNPSPSLSPPKLDSHVVRTKATKCSKLLFLNPPPHPSMQNKFKTEAEEEEEEARLVNGVIRNQMEHTTYDNGFLSFPDEEKELSTDLLIDFNVGDFCLSDLLNSDFSNSYNFSCNINNVNNHEQLSPCSDQPDPMFSDEVLKDWTHNNFADEANASNNLRSFISFLESTEERLGE; translated from the exons atggggAGAAGCCCTTGTTGTTCAAAGGAGGGTTTGAATAGAGGTGCTTGGACAGCTCATGAAGACAAAATCCTGAGAGAATATATTAGAGTCCATGGTGAAGGAAGATGGAGAAACCTTCCCAAAAGAGCAG GTTTGAAAAGATGCGGGAAAAGTTGTAGACTTCGATGGTTGAATTATCTCAGACCAGATATTAAGAGAGGCAATATATCCCCAGATGAAGAAGAGCTCATCATCAGGCTCCACAAGCTCCTCGGAAACAG ATGGTCTTTAATAGCTGGGAGGCTTCCAGGACGAACAGACAACGAAATAAAGAATTATTGGAACACCAATTTAGGGAAAAAGGTGAAAGATGGTCACCAAACAACCACTGGAAACAACACACAGAATCCAATGCCCAACCCATCACCCTCCCTATCTCCTCCTAAACTAGATTCCCATGTTGTCCGTACAAAGGCTACCAAGTGCTCCAAGTTGTTATTCCTAAACCCACCCCCTCACCCATCAATGCAGAACAAGTTCAAGACTgaggcagaagaagaagaagaagaagcaaggcTTGTGAATGGTGTAATTAGAAACCAAATGGAACACACTACATACGACAACGGGTTCCTGTCGTTTCCGGATGAAGAAAAAGAACTCTCAACAGATTTGCTCATAGATTTCAACGTGGGGGATTTCTGCTTGTCTGATCTTCTCAACTCAGATTTCTCAAACTCGTACAATTTCAGCTGCAATATTAATAATGTTAACAACCACGAGCAGTTATCGCCTTGTTCGGACCAACCTGATCCTATGTTCTCTGATGAAGTTCTCAAGGACTGGACACACAACAATTTTGCAGACGAAGCGAATGCTTCCAACAATCTTCGTTCTTTCATTTCGTTCCTTGAGTCCACTGAGGAAAGATTAGGAGAATGA
- the LOC114392831 gene encoding stress-response A/B barrel domain-containing protein UP3, whose amino-acid sequence MLCLRTPFCLSFSATKHLRQLQARPSRSCIKMASTKTVEHIVLFKVKEETEPSKVSDMVNGLGSLVSLDPVLHLSVGPLLRNRSSALTFTHMLHSRYKSKEDLEAYSAHPSHVSVVKGYVLPIIDDIMSVDWVADDLATASLVPPPGSAVRVSFLKLKEDADKDTVLGVVRGIPESFKQISEFSLGENFSPGRAKGFSIASLAVFPGPRELEAVDSNEELVNYQKDKVRDQIESVVVVDYVVPAPPPAQSASL is encoded by the coding sequence ATGCTGTGTCTGAGAACGCCGTTTTGTCTGAGTTTCTCTGCCACCAAACACCTCCGTCAATTACAGGCGCGGCCGTCCAGATCTTGCATCAAGATGGCGTCAACTAAAACGGTGGAGCACATTGTCCTGTTCAAGGTGAAGGAGGAAACGGAGCCGTCAAAGGTGAGTGACATGGTGAACGGACTCGGCTCTCTGGTGTCGCTGGACCCGGTTCTCCACCTCAGCGTGGGCCCACTCCTCCGCAACCGATCCTCCGCCCTAACCTTCACTCACATGCTCCACAGCCGCTACAAGTCCAAGGAGGATCTCGAAGCGTACTCAGCACACCCTAGCCACGTCAGCGTCGTCAAGGGATACGTGCTCCCCATCATCGACGACATCATGTCCGTCGATTGGGTCGCCGATGACCTCGCCACCGCCAGTCTCGTTCCGCCGCCGGGGTCCGCGGTTCGAgtcagcttcttgaaattgaaGGAGGACGCGGATAAGGACACGGTGTTGGGCGTGGTGAGAGGAATTCCAGAGAGTTTTAAGCAGATTAGTGAGTTCAGTCTTGGGGAGAATTTTTCGCCGGGGAGAGCCAAGGGTTTCTCGATTGCTTCGCTCGCGGTTTTCCCGGGGCCGAGGGAGTTAGAGGCAGTGGATTCGAACGAGGAGTTGGTGAATTACCAGAAGGATAAGGTTAGGGATCAAATCGAGAGTGTGGTCGTGGTTGATTATGTGGTGCCAGCGCCTCCTCCTGCTCAgagtgcgagcctttga